The following nucleotide sequence is from Neokomagataea tanensis.
CATCCAGCACAAAGTCACTCGTTGTTTCAAGCATCATACGATGGGTTCTGCCGCTATCGTAGTCTGGGTGGCGGCGCAGCCAACGGGGCGCACGGCCTGTCAAAAGAGCGGCAGCAGCCCGGGCCAGCGAGCCCGGCTGCGCACTTACATCCAAGTATCGTACGCCGCGTGCACCCGGCTCAGCGTCCCAAAACGGCCAGATACCACGCGATAATTGCGACAAACCTGTTGCCAAGAACATAAAGCTTTCGCCGCCGTAGGAGCGCTCTTCAGTCATAATTTTTAGAGGGTCACCCGCAAGCCAACGATCACGGCTCCGACGAAACACTAGACTGCCCACCGCACCAAGGACCGTCACCCCTACAGCCAAATCATGCGGCGCGAACCTGACGATGGATGGAGCATGCGCAATACGAACAGCTCTAGCATACCCCGCACAGCCACCAAATAAGCCAAGGACAGGCATACGGTCGCTCTCCGGCCAAGTTAGCCGAATAGGCGTTCTAACGCTTGAGCGCATCGCACCTTGGCGCAGCCTGCGCAGCGCCTGAAAACCCCGCAGACCAAACCCAACATCATTCGCAATCAGATTGGTATTACCCGACGCAAACACGGCGATATCTGGCAAATCATCTTCGGGGTAAACGCGGGCAATGGCTGTCAGCGCAGTGCTCACCGTCCCATCTCCGCCATCTATAGCAATCGTCCGCACCCCACGGTCACGTAATACGCGCAGCCGGTCCGCCGTACCTTCGCGGCTATCGGACGGAATAAAATTCTCTCCCAAGAGAGATTCGGCAGCAGCCGCAAAGCCTGCGCCGCTACGATTATTACGGCGACTACGGGCGTTGTGTATCAGGGCAAAGCGCACAGAGCGGGACAATCTTCTGTCTAAGAAAAAACGGGATACGCCCCAGAAAATCTGGACTAAGCGGTATTTTTCGTGAACGCTTAAGACCATTCCTCGAAAAGGCGGTATAGGGTTTCCACTGGCGGGGTCTAGCACAGCACAGCCCGTAGGACTACACGCTGAGTTACGAACGGAAGAAACCTAAGCCCTGATGACAGAACGCCACAGCACTATGCCCCAGTCTGACACACAGCAAAGCCCGGCTACAGACATACCTGCCAGCCAGCACACTCAAAACCAGTCTTGTGTCAGAATCGCGCATCTGTCGGACCCACACCTCCCCCCTCCACCGGTCCCTTGGTCCCAAGCCTTTAACAAACGCGGCCTCAGCCTTCTTTCATGGCACAAACACCGTCGGCACGTTCATCAGGCCCCGCTCTGCGATGCCTTGGTGCAAGACATCGCCCGCACTGAAGTTGACGCCATTATGGTAAGCGGTGACCTAACAAACTTTGGTACCCCCGCAGAGTTTACTAAAGCCGCTCAATGGCTGGCTGCTCTGCCTGCACCCGCATTTGTCATTCCCGGCAACCATGACGCTATGGTCCGCCAACCCGAAGCCACAGGCCGCAGCAAATGGATAGATTGGGCGGCTCCGCAATATCCTTATTGCCACGAACTCAACGGCGTAGCGATTATCGGCGTTAACTCAGGCGTACCGACATTGCCTTTCATGGCAAGCGGACGTGTCGGAAAGCAGCAACGCCAGCGTTTGGCGACTCTGCTCAAACGCACGCACGATGCAGGACTGTGTCGGGTCGTAATGATCCACCACCCTCCGTGCAAAGGACTCGTGCCATGGCGCAAGGCCCTGCACGACATGAAGGCCGTTACCGATGTTCTCCGCGCAGAAGGGGCAGAAATCGTCCTGCACGGACATTCACATAACGCGACACTGACCCATATTCCCAACTCCACGATACCACTTCTCGGGGTCGCATCCGCTTCCCTACAGTCCGCGAAGCCCCACCGCCAAGCATGCTGGAACGAACTGACCATTACGCCTCACGCACAAACTGCGCATAAACACTGGACCATCACACTCCAGCGCCATTGGCCCTCATTTAGCGGCCCCCATAGCGGGGTAGTAGAGAGCGCATCTTGGGAGCGTGGATACAAATGACGCCCAAACTCCATACGCTCGACCGCTACCTCCTACGGCAAATGGCACCTCCATTTATCGTCGCGCTCGGGGCCATGCTTGTAGCGCTCCTACTTGAGCGCCTGCTCACTCTTTTCGATTATCTGGCCTCCGCAGGAAGCTCCCTCTCCACCTGTATCAAACTCCTGACGGACCTCCTGCCGCATTATTTTGGCATCGCGCTGCCGGCCTCGCTTTGCATTGCGGTCTTCCTGACCGTCCGCAGCATGAGCGACCATAACGAAATTGACGCCATCAGAGCGGCCCGCATCTCCCTCATTCGCCTGAGCCGTCCTTTCATGTTTGTCGGCTGCGGTATCGGCCTCGCCAGTGTTTTGCTCTACGGCTATATTCAGCCTGTTGCACGCTATGACTACCGTGCCGGTTTTTACGTCGCCGAACACACAGGATGGGCCCCTCACCTTCAGGCCGGGATGTTCGCATCCACCTCCAGTAAAGCCATGATGACAGCCGATAAAGTCCGTCATGGCGGCTCCACACTCGGCCATATCTTCATCCGCGAGATTGCAGATAACGGCACTATTCACCTGATTACAGCTGAACGCGGCCTTCTGACCGTCTCACAAAAGCATCACCGTACAGAACTAGACCTTTGGGACGGACAAATCGTCGACATTCCACTGCAAACCAGTGAGCATTCAGCACCGCATGTCACGCATTTTGGTCATGCTGTGCGCATTATCGAACGCCAAAACCACGATACAAACTTCCGCTCACGCGGCGCAGATGAACGTGAACTTACCCTGTTTGAACTTGCCAAAGATCTGCGCTATGGCGTGCACGGTATTGAGTACCGCACCCTGCGCGCTGAGTTTGACTTCCGCATGGCGCGCGCACTTGCCATACCGTTCATTCCGCCACTAGCCGTTGCGCTCGCCATAGGCGGCAAACGCAGGCGCTCAATCTGGGGCCTTCTGGCCGTTTCAGGCATCCTTGTCGGCTTTGACCAGATATTAATGTTCGGTCATTCCTTGGCTTCTTTGGGCAAACTCCCCATTTGGTTAGCCATCTGGACCCCTGAAGCACTATTCTGTGCTGCATGTCTGGCAACACTACTTCGCCGCTCCCGTGGCTCTTGGCGCCGACGGCTCCTGCACAAAGCCTAACCCCTCTCGGCACCAAACGACGGTAAAAAAACCCGCATGAACCGCTCTGCTCACTCCTCAAAAATGCCCCAGAGGCATCGCGCTGTTCTCATTCGTCATCTGAACAAAGCCCTGTTGGGGCGCGTCATGCTCTGCGGGGCAGTTCTTGTGGCCCTCATGGAATTACTGGCGCTTTTGGAGAAGACGACACCGATTTTAAACCGTCATCTCGGCGTACGCGGCTTAGCCATTTTTTCTGCTCTGCACCTTCCAGCGCTCAGCATCGACATACTCCCCTTAGCTTTCCTGATCGGGGCGCTCTTCTTTCTTACGCAACTCGCCTTATCAAGCGAGATGTCTGCTCTGCGCGCTGCAGGTTTATCGACTATCGGGCTTTACCGTTTACTGCTCCCAACAGTGCTGTTCGTGGGCTTTGCGGGTATGATTGGGCAATACTGGGTTGTGCCTGCCAGCGAAGGTGCGCTGAAACAATGGTGGAATGCCACAACCCCCATTAATGAACATGATGACAGCGACCAGCCTCTTTGGTTTCGTATGGGCGGTACGCTCATCCGCATTGAGCATATCTCCAACAGCGGCCAAACCTTAAGCGACATAACCCGCTATGACCGTGACGCCCACGGACAGCTGACAAGCACTCAGCATGCGGACAGCCTGAATTACGCTGGGGATCACTGGGAAGAAACCGGCAACCTCACACTACAGCTTAACCCTGATCACAGCGCAGCCCACCGCATTCCGGGTGGAGCCCTTGCTCTCCCCGTATCCCCGCGCACCATTATACGCCTGACACAGGCTCAGCCTTTTCTGACACCGGGAGAAATTTTAGACGCCCTCCACAATGGCGCCCCAGCGAGTCTCCCCCGCCCTACATACCGTATGGCGCTTTTTTCACCCCTGATCTTACCAATAGATATGGCAACAATGCTTCTATTAGCGCTGCCAGTGATCTATATCCCACCAAGAACTGGGCTCAGAACCCCACTTCCAGTCTATGTGCTGGCAGCAGGTCTAGCCCTTGTAATCCTGCAGGGCCTGATAAACGCGTTGGGCAATGCCGGAACGCTACCGGCAGCACTGGCCGTTTTGTCAGGACCACTACCGGGCATTTTATTCGGTATCACCTGGGTACTGCGGATGGAGGAAAAATAAATATGACTGCACCCCGTTCAGGCTTACGCTTTTGGCGTAATGCAGCATCTTTGCGCACAGGCCGAAGCTTCGACTTGGGTAAGATGACCCTTCCACAACTTTGGATGGCCTATCTCACCTACCCAAGCATTCTGCTCTATTTCGCCCTGATTATCGCCTCCGCAGTTTTGACCGTTCACTTCTGGAGCGGCACCTTGCGCACGGTGCTGCCCATTCCCGCAGTCATCGCCATTTACCCAACCGCGTGGTATCTGATCCACCGCTTCGTCCTGCACAGTAAGTGGCTTTATAAAAGCCGCTGGACGTCTTCCACCTGGAAGCGCATTCACTTTGATCACCACCAAGACCCACACCTGTTGGATGTGCTGTTTGGCTCCCCGCTCAACACCGTACCCACCATGGCAATCATCACCATGCCCGTCGGTGCGCTCATTGGCGGATTGAGTGGTATGTTTGCAGCCTTTACGACCTCGCTGGTTATGACCTGCATCTATGAATTTTTTCACTGCATACAGCACTTGGCTTACAAGCCCCGCTGGAAGTGGGTCGCGCATATCAAGCAACTGCACGTCCTCCACCACTTCCACCACGAAGACGGCAATTACGGTATAACCAATTACCTTCCGGACCGGATCTTCGGCAGCTTTTACCGAGACGCCCGCGAGCGCCCGCGCTCCCAGCATGTTTTCAACCTCGGCTACACCGTGGATGAAGCCTCGCGCTACCCTTGGGTCATGTCTCTAACAGGCTCCCCCCCAAAAGACCGACCCGACGGCGCGCGCCCAAATAAAAAAAATACGCCAGAAGCCGCCGCGTGAGTGCCCTCCCTGTCCTCATTCTAGCGGGCTCGCGTGATGGCGCCCAAGACCCTCTTGCCCGCTTGGGAGGCGTCTCTCACAAGGCCCTGCTTCCGGTAGCAGGACAAGCCATGCTGTCGCGCGTCCTCGCCGCAGTGAACGAAACTCCGGCAATAAGCAGCGTTACCGTCAGCATCGAGGAACCTGAATTAATTCAGACACTTTTGCATGAGCACTCCACTCACGCGCAACCAGCCTCGGTCCTGCAATCTCAACCCTCCCCAAGTGAGAGCGTTGCTGACGCTTTGCAGGCACTCGGCACGCCATGTCTCGTCACAACCGCAGATCACGCCCTGCTTAAAAAAGAATGGATAGAAGAATTTCTGGAATACACGCAGGGATGTGACGTGGCCGCAGCCATTGCTGTGCGCCCCGTCATTGAGCGCGATGTTCCCGGCACAAAACGAACATATATCCGCCTCTCCGATATGCATTTCTCAGGCTGTAATCTCTTTTGGCTTGGCTCCCCCAAAGCCCAAAACGTCATAACACTTTGGAACCGCCTTCAGCAGGATCGGAAAAAACCCCTGCGTATGGCGCGGACCTTGGGGTGGAGCGTACTGCTGCGCGCACTGTTCCGCAAACTCGACAGCTATACGCTCTGCAAACGGATAGAAACGCTCACCGGCGCAAAAGTACGGTTGGTCCCCCTCTCCGACGGTTGTGCAGCAGTAGACGTCGATAAACCCGTTGACCTCACCTTAGTGGAAGCGCTCTTATCAGCGCCCCCAACACAGCACTAGGCACACTAAGCCAAAATGAAGATTGCTTACGTCATCAACTCCCTTGAATGCGGCGGGGCACAGAGCCCTATCCCGGACATCGTCCACCTCATTCAAGAGCGCGGAGGTGACGTAACCGTCTTTGGATTAGAGGAACGCGATGGCCTTGCTATTCCGCTGCTTCGACGGGCGGGCATTCCTGTGCGCTTACGTACAGGCCGCAAAAAAGATCACATCAATGCATATCTCTGGCTAAAGCGCGAACTCAAAGCTTTTAAACCAGACGTAGTATGGACCTCACTGACGCGCGCTACCCTGCTAGGCCAAATTGTTGCCCGCCAACTCAAGGTTCCCACAGTACACTGGCAGCATTCCGCCCGCCTCAAAACGGCTAATGCGTGGCTCTTACGTCTCTTTTGCCGTGAAACGCTCCTCTGGGTCGCTGACTCTGAAACCGTTGCCCGTTTCGCCAAAAAACGCCTGAAGCTTGGCAATAATATCCTGTGTTGGCCCATTTTTCGTGCCCCACCTGATGCCCCGACTGCACGCCTCTGGCAAAAAGGCGAGATCATACAGATTGGCTCTCTTGGCCGCCTCCACAGCGTTAAAGGCTATGATGTCCTCTGCGACGCATTAGCCCTATTGCGTTCCACAAAAGAGCTCCCCCCTTTCCATATGATTTTTGCAGGAGACGGCCCGGAACGCATCGCACTGGAAGAACGTGCCCGGCGCCTTAACCTACCCGTTTCCTTCTACGGTCATTGCGAGAAGCCACTGGATTTTTTATCCACTTTGCACCTCTACCTACAAACATCACATTGGGAAGGCTTATGTGTCGCAGCCCACGAAGCGATGGCCTGCGCACTACCAATCATCACCACCCCCGCTGGCGAAATTCCGCGCAGTGTTGTTCCCGGTGAATCCGGTCTGATTGTTCCCTTTAACGATGCCGGTGCGCTAGCCGCAGCCTTGACGAGCCTCTTACGCAAACCCGCATGCCTTGGTGAAATGGGCGTACGCTCGCGCAAAATGGTTATGCAGCGCTTTGGCCCGGAAGCTTTTGCTCAATACGGTCACGCCGTTCTTGATGCTATTCCGGGTTTCAACGCTTCAAAAAACGACGCCTGAAGTTCATCAAATCACGCCGTGGCCCGTACCCAATACGTTTAACATCAACGAGCGTGACATCCCCAGAAGCCGACAGTGTATGCATACCATCTGGATAAGCATGTTTTAGGGTGGATGGTATGTTCAAATGCTCCTGAGGGGTCACCCGCACCTCACCGCGCTCTAGTCCATCAATGTGGAGTAAACGGATATTTTTCCCGTACGTCCCGCGACAGTCCTGAACCGGCAACACAACTCCGGACCGGGTCACGCAAGGTGTCCCGCCGGGGCGTGCTCCAGCCCGATCTCTGTGTATAATACCCCGGTCCGTCCATGGCCCGTACAAGCTTGGCGCGGTCGAAAGCGCGAGCACACTTTGCCGCTCTTCTTTTGTCCCCGGCGGATTCCAAAACAGCCACCACTGTCCATGCATAAAAAATGGGGTGGCATCCACCGCCGCAGCCGGAAAATCAAATTCGGGCACACTTTCCCAACCCAGCGGGAAATTAGTCGCTCGGTACAGCGTCAAACGTCCGGAACCACTAGCCTCCGGCAGCATGTAAAACACACCTTCATGTTTGAACACGAATGGATAAGATAAGTGCCACGGCTTTTCCAAAGCTTGGTGGCGGCGCTGCAAAACGAACTGCTGATCATAAATCAGAACATCGATAACGCCTTTAGCGCTTCGATAATCGAAAGCTTCTGCAAAAACATACAATAAATCGCCGTGCCACATGCCGAATGGATCCGCCAGAAAGCGATGATCCCCTTCATCCGGCAATAACGTGACCGAAACGCCATCCCAATTTTTCTGCTCCAAAAGCTCTGTGAGCGGCTCATGAAGGATGGCACTGCGCCAGTGATCCGTACGGAAAAAAGGCATAAAATCTCACTTCAAAGGGGCAGACGCGCCGGGCACTTCAAGGCATGATGCCTTCATGATGCTTCCTTGCGCCCTCATAACAGGCCCACACGCACAGCAATCAATGCGACTGAAACTGTGCTCTTCTCTCTATAGACGCACACATATCAGCACAGCGAAAATCTTTTCACGTCCCTTACAAGCACCCTTCACATCCTTCCTTCAAGGAGCTTGCCATGACTAATCCCGTCGAACATGACCCAATCGCCCTGCGCTTGGAGGCAGCCCGCTCAATCGTACGCGATGCTGCAGCCCTAGCCCTTAAAATGCGCCCCGCACCTGGCGGCCCAAGTGGGACCATGAAAGGACGACAGGACTATCTTACAGAAGCTGACGGAGCCGTTGAAGCTTTAGTCAGCCAACGCATCCAAGCTCTGTTCCCTGAAGATGGTTTTCAAGGCGAAGAAGGCGGCGTAACACGCCAAGGCAAATACCGCTGGGTCGTAGACCCAATCGACGGCACATCAAACTTCTCCCGCGGGCGCGACCGCTGGTGCGTTTCCCTCGGCCTTTTGGAAGGCGACACACCCGTTGCCGGCATTATCGATGCCCCTGC
It contains:
- a CDS encoding glucosamine inositolphosphorylceramide transferase family protein — translated: MPFFRTDHWRSAILHEPLTELLEQKNWDGVSVTLLPDEGDHRFLADPFGMWHGDLLYVFAEAFDYRSAKGVIDVLIYDQQFVLQRRHQALEKPWHLSYPFVFKHEGVFYMLPEASGSGRLTLYRATNFPLGWESVPEFDFPAAAVDATPFFMHGQWWLFWNPPGTKEERQSVLALSTAPSLYGPWTDRGIIHRDRAGARPGGTPCVTRSGVVLPVQDCRGTYGKNIRLLHIDGLERGEVRVTPQEHLNIPSTLKHAYPDGMHTLSASGDVTLVDVKRIGYGPRRDLMNFRRRFLKR
- a CDS encoding LptF/LptG family permease: MTPKLHTLDRYLLRQMAPPFIVALGAMLVALLLERLLTLFDYLASAGSSLSTCIKLLTDLLPHYFGIALPASLCIAVFLTVRSMSDHNEIDAIRAARISLIRLSRPFMFVGCGIGLASVLLYGYIQPVARYDYRAGFYVAEHTGWAPHLQAGMFASTSSKAMMTADKVRHGGSTLGHIFIREIADNGTIHLITAERGLLTVSQKHHRTELDLWDGQIVDIPLQTSEHSAPHVTHFGHAVRIIERQNHDTNFRSRGADERELTLFELAKDLRYGVHGIEYRTLRAEFDFRMARALAIPFIPPLAVALAIGGKRRRSIWGLLAVSGILVGFDQILMFGHSLASLGKLPIWLAIWTPEALFCAACLATLLRRSRGSWRRRLLHKA
- a CDS encoding nucleotidyltransferase family protein; protein product: MSALPVLILAGSRDGAQDPLARLGGVSHKALLPVAGQAMLSRVLAAVNETPAISSVTVSIEEPELIQTLLHEHSTHAQPASVLQSQPSPSESVADALQALGTPCLVTTADHALLKKEWIEEFLEYTQGCDVAAAIAVRPVIERDVPGTKRTYIRLSDMHFSGCNLFWLGSPKAQNVITLWNRLQQDRKKPLRMARTLGWSVLLRALFRKLDSYTLCKRIETLTGAKVRLVPLSDGCAAVDVDKPVDLTLVEALLSAPPTQH
- a CDS encoding acylglycerol kinase family protein; translated protein: MSRSVRFALIHNARSRRNNRSGAGFAAAAESLLGENFIPSDSREGTADRLRVLRDRGVRTIAIDGGDGTVSTALTAIARVYPEDDLPDIAVFASGNTNLIANDVGFGLRGFQALRRLRQGAMRSSVRTPIRLTWPESDRMPVLGLFGGCAGYARAVRIAHAPSIVRFAPHDLAVGVTVLGAVGSLVFRRSRDRWLAGDPLKIMTEERSYGGESFMFLATGLSQLSRGIWPFWDAEPGARGVRYLDVSAQPGSLARAAAALLTGRAPRWLRRHPDYDSGRTHRMMLETTSDFVLDGEVFTPTASRQLLLESGPAFRFLHA
- a CDS encoding LptF/LptG family permease — translated: MNRSAHSSKMPQRHRAVLIRHLNKALLGRVMLCGAVLVALMELLALLEKTTPILNRHLGVRGLAIFSALHLPALSIDILPLAFLIGALFFLTQLALSSEMSALRAAGLSTIGLYRLLLPTVLFVGFAGMIGQYWVVPASEGALKQWWNATTPINEHDDSDQPLWFRMGGTLIRIEHISNSGQTLSDITRYDRDAHGQLTSTQHADSLNYAGDHWEETGNLTLQLNPDHSAAHRIPGGALALPVSPRTIIRLTQAQPFLTPGEILDALHNGAPASLPRPTYRMALFSPLILPIDMATMLLLALPVIYIPPRTGLRTPLPVYVLAAGLALVILQGLINALGNAGTLPAALAVLSGPLPGILFGITWVLRMEEK
- a CDS encoding metallophosphoesterase family protein, producing the protein MTERHSTMPQSDTQQSPATDIPASQHTQNQSCVRIAHLSDPHLPPPPVPWSQAFNKRGLSLLSWHKHRRHVHQAPLCDALVQDIARTEVDAIMVSGDLTNFGTPAEFTKAAQWLAALPAPAFVIPGNHDAMVRQPEATGRSKWIDWAAPQYPYCHELNGVAIIGVNSGVPTLPFMASGRVGKQQRQRLATLLKRTHDAGLCRVVMIHHPPCKGLVPWRKALHDMKAVTDVLRAEGAEIVLHGHSHNATLTHIPNSTIPLLGVASASLQSAKPHRQACWNELTITPHAQTAHKHWTITLQRHWPSFSGPHSGVVESASWERGYK
- a CDS encoding glycosyltransferase, whose amino-acid sequence is MKIAYVINSLECGGAQSPIPDIVHLIQERGGDVTVFGLEERDGLAIPLLRRAGIPVRLRTGRKKDHINAYLWLKRELKAFKPDVVWTSLTRATLLGQIVARQLKVPTVHWQHSARLKTANAWLLRLFCRETLLWVADSETVARFAKKRLKLGNNILCWPIFRAPPDAPTARLWQKGEIIQIGSLGRLHSVKGYDVLCDALALLRSTKELPPFHMIFAGDGPERIALEERARRLNLPVSFYGHCEKPLDFLSTLHLYLQTSHWEGLCVAAHEAMACALPIITTPAGEIPRSVVPGESGLIVPFNDAGALAAALTSLLRKPACLGEMGVRSRKMVMQRFGPEAFAQYGHAVLDAIPGFNASKNDA
- a CDS encoding sterol desaturase family protein, giving the protein MTAPRSGLRFWRNAASLRTGRSFDLGKMTLPQLWMAYLTYPSILLYFALIIASAVLTVHFWSGTLRTVLPIPAVIAIYPTAWYLIHRFVLHSKWLYKSRWTSSTWKRIHFDHHQDPHLLDVLFGSPLNTVPTMAIITMPVGALIGGLSGMFAAFTTSLVMTCIYEFFHCIQHLAYKPRWKWVAHIKQLHVLHHFHHEDGNYGITNYLPDRIFGSFYRDARERPRSQHVFNLGYTVDEASRYPWVMSLTGSPPKDRPDGARPNKKNTPEAAA